One window of Paludibacter propionicigenes WB4 genomic DNA carries:
- a CDS encoding alpha/beta hydrolase codes for MKSIKTIIALMLFVNCTLKAQEVISLYSTTIPNSKVVPADYKESFGGGMYRNVTNPTLEIYLPEKGKETGAAVVICPGGGYSVVVYQGEGVSNAKELAKNGIAAFVLKYRLPSDAIMTDKSTGPLQDVQQAIKLVRENSVKWNVDPSKIGIMGFSAGGHLASSAATHFEKALIDNPKATSLRPDFQVVVYPVITMQQSLTHRDSRKQLLGDQPSQQLVDLFSNELQVKDNTPPAYITHAADDNVVDVDNSINYFEVLRRHKVSVELHVYPKGGHGFIFGRKGWMTPLLEWMKQSKIIQ; via the coding sequence ATGAAATCAATAAAGACTATTATTGCATTGATGCTTTTTGTAAATTGTACTTTAAAAGCACAGGAAGTTATTTCGCTTTACAGCACAACAATCCCGAATTCCAAAGTTGTGCCTGCCGATTATAAAGAAAGTTTTGGTGGTGGCATGTATCGAAATGTCACAAACCCTACATTGGAAATTTATCTGCCCGAGAAAGGCAAAGAAACCGGAGCAGCAGTAGTAATTTGTCCCGGTGGTGGTTATAGTGTGGTGGTGTATCAGGGCGAAGGAGTATCTAATGCTAAAGAATTAGCTAAGAATGGTATAGCTGCTTTTGTACTTAAGTACCGCTTGCCGAGTGATGCCATTATGACCGATAAATCTACAGGTCCGTTGCAAGATGTTCAACAAGCCATTAAACTTGTACGCGAAAATTCAGTCAAATGGAATGTAGATCCATCTAAAATTGGCATTATGGGTTTTTCTGCTGGAGGGCATTTAGCTTCTTCCGCAGCGACACATTTTGAGAAAGCATTGATTGATAACCCAAAAGCTACAAGTTTGCGCCCCGATTTCCAGGTGGTTGTTTATCCGGTTATTACTATGCAGCAGAGTCTGACGCATCGCGATTCGAGGAAACAGCTTTTGGGAGATCAGCCTTCTCAGCAGCTGGTTGATTTGTTTTCGAACGAACTTCAGGTGAAAGATAATACTCCGCCGGCATACATTACCCATGCAGCCGATGATAATGTGGTGGATGTGGATAACAGTATCAACTACTTTGAAGTATTGCGTCGCCATAAAGTATCAGTTGAACTGCATGTATATCCTAAGGGAGGACACGGATTTATTTTCGGACGCAAAGGCTGGATGACTCCGTTGTTGGAGTGGATGAAACAATCAAAGATAATTCAATAA